The genome window GCGTAAAATTCAGATAACTGTGGTATGTCGATCTCAGGTGTCGCATCAAAATGATTGTTCATCATTGCGATCCGGTCAGTTATATCAGTTAATTTCTGGAAATACGTTTCCAATTCGGGATATTCCATCTTCCAGCCCTCCTTAACAACCCTTACTTTTACCAGGATTTTAGAAAGGCCTTGGAGATCAAGATTTTTTAAAAAATTTTGTGATGTCTGGGTTTTGTTTTAAGAAGTCTTTTAAATGAACTGCTTGTCCATCCCAAGCCTCTTTGGCTCCTTCAATCCAAACATCAGAACCTTCTCCATCCGGGAAACCCCCGTTAACAATGGTTAATTGAGATAAATTTGGTCCTTTAGATTCAAATAATAATTGTAAATAAATTGCACCAGTTGGATCGGCAGGATGGTCTTTCCATTCCATTACCAGTTCTTTTAACGGTTCAATTTTTTTATAAATGCCATGAGTGGTGAAATCACCTTCCAAACCTAATTTCCAAGTCCATGAGAAGTCCCCACCCACTTTTGGTCTTCCCCTTACCTCATCTGCCAACCAATGAACTAACACTTCATAGACGGTAACACCCGACCACAATCGTTCTATTGGTTCATCAAAAGTAAATACAGACTTTGTTTCTCTCATAGACAGAGTAGTAAAGAGATGGGTTTTCCTTGGCAAGATGTTTTTTGGAGGACAACTACCGACAGGTTCCCCTACCGGTAGTCAGGTTTAGTACGAATTTAGAGATTCAGATTGTTTGGCCTTACATAAACTGATTGTACAACACTGATGTTTCGCATCTGGAAAGCAGCTGCACAATAAGCCAAATAATATCTCCATTTTCTAATAAAAGTTTCGCTATACCCTTGGTTTCTTACCTCTGTCAGGTTCTCTTCAAATGCCTTTAACCAAAGTCTAAGTGTCTTCGCATAACTTAGTCCCATATCTTCCAAGTGAAACAAATACATATCTCCTGTACGGTTGATGGCTTGGTTCATACGACCAATAGATGGCAATAACGAACCAGGGAAAATATGTTTCTGAATGAAATCGATTCCGTTTTTGAACGAGGTAAACCTAGAGTCAGGACAAGTGATAACTTGTAAGGCCATAATTCCTTCTTTTGTCAAAAGGTCTTGGCACTTTTGAAAGAAGGTTTCGTAATATGCATCCCCTACTGCTTCTAACATTTCTACAGATACAATTTTAGTAAATTGTCCTTCGATCTTTCGGTAGTCTTCAATTCGAATTTCAATTTTGTCAGAAAGTCCTTCTTTTTGGATTCTTTCTTTGGCATAAACATACTGTTCTTCTGACAAGGTAACAGTTGTCACACGGCAACCGTAATTTTTTGCCGCATGAATGGATAAAAATCCCCAACCACTTCCAATTTCCAAAAGATGATCTGCAGGATTTAGTTTTAACTTTTGGCAAAGTTTATCCACTTTTCTAGTTTGGGCTTCTTCCAAACTATCTTCCAAAGATTCAAAATAAGCAGAGCTATAGGTCATCGAAGGATCAAGAAACAATTTATAAAATTTGTTCCCTAAATCATAATGTTCTACGATATTCTTTTTACTTCCCGTTAAGGTGTTTTTTCTTAAAAAATGTAAGAATTTATTGCCTAAATTGAATAAATCCAAGTGAAAAAGTTTCTTTTTAGCACCGGAAAGACTAGGACTATCATCCACATTCAAAATAAACCAAGAGA of Leptospira mtsangambouensis contains these proteins:
- a CDS encoding SRPBCC family protein; amino-acid sequence: MRETKSVFTFDEPIERLWSGVTVYEVLVHWLADEVRGRPKVGGDFSWTWKLGLEGDFTTHGIYKKIEPLKELVMEWKDHPADPTGAIYLQLLFESKGPNLSQLTIVNGGFPDGEGSDVWIEGAKEAWDGQAVHLKDFLKQNPDITKFFKKS
- a CDS encoding SAM-dependent methyltransferase, coding for MEKSQNQSLLQDTIDSKLFTELKNKSTLEQFPIYRKIFLKAMSSMKRGSLRMIFPNGEQVIIGDVSSSFEPKFHSALIHVKNPVFFKKSVLYGDIGFSESYLTGDWETDSIENVISWFILNVDDSPSLSGAKKKLFHLDLFNLGNKFLHFLRKNTLTGSKKNIVEHYDLGNKFYKLFLDPSMTYSSAYFESLEDSLEEAQTRKVDKLCQKLKLNPADHLLEIGSGWGFLSIHAAKNYGCRVTTVTLSEEQYVYAKERIQKEGLSDKIEIRIEDYRKIEGQFTKIVSVEMLEAVGDAYYETFFQKCQDLLTKEGIMALQVITCPDSRFTSFKNGIDFIQKHIFPGSLLPSIGRMNQAINRTGDMYLFHLEDMGLSYAKTLRLWLKAFEENLTEVRNQGYSETFIRKWRYYLAYCAAAFQMRNISVVQSVYVRPNNLNL